Proteins from a genomic interval of Candidatus Polarisedimenticolia bacterium:
- a CDS encoding prepilin-type N-terminal cleavage/methylation domain-containing protein, giving the protein MRNEKGFTLIELLIVVAIIGIIAAIAIPNLLNAIDRGKQKRTMADIRS; this is encoded by the coding sequence ATGAGGAATGAGAAAGGGTTTACGCTGATCGAGCTGCTGATCGTCGTGGCGATTATCGGAATCATCGCGGCGATCGCGATTCCGAACCTGCTCAACGCCATCGACCGCGGCAAGCAGAAGCGCACCATGGCCGACATCCGGTCGC
- a CDS encoding prepilin-type N-terminal cleavage/methylation domain-containing protein, with protein MRGQKGFTLIELLIVVAIIGIIAAIAIPNLLNAIDRGKQKRTMADIRSLGTAVESYAVDNNFYPKVNSYANVVPFVQPIYIKTAPTSDGWNKVWEFQGDTTNGADYTLISRAKDGVASAITGGMTNNFLCDIVFANGQFFQWPQGTQT; from the coding sequence ATGAGAGGTCAGAAAGGGTTTACGCTGATCGAGCTGTTGATCGTTGTGGCGATCATCGGAATCATCGCGGCGATCGCGATTCCGAACCTGCTCAACGCGATCGACCGCGGCAAGCAGAAGCGCACCATGGCCGACATCCGGTCGCTGGGCACGGCGGTGGAGTCCTACGCGGTGGACAACAACTTCTACCCGAAGGTGAACTCCTACGCCAACGTGGTTCCGTTCGTGCAGCCGATCTACATCAAGACGGCGCCCACGTCGGACGGCTGGAACAAGGTGTGGGAGTTCCAGGGTGACACCACCAACGGCGCCGACTACACCCTGATCAGCCGCGCCAAGGACGGCGTCGCGAGCGCCATCACGGGTGGAATGACCAACAACTTCCTGTGCGACATCGTGTTCGCCAACGGCCAGTTCTTCCAGTGGCCGCAGGGGACGCAGACCTAG